Part of the Oncorhynchus nerka isolate Pitt River linkage group LG14, Oner_Uvic_2.0, whole genome shotgun sequence genome is shown below.
CTAACCGGACGAACCGACTAGTAAATGGACATAATGTTTAATCTAGCCACCGGCAGCAGAACGTGCATATACAGCATCACCTTTCTGTCCGCGGTCGTGATTTCCTCCTGCCACGCGCTCCGCCGCTGTGGGGACGTGCAGTGCGTTGAGGGCCAGCAGTGCTGTCCCCCTACCGTTACCGGCAACGGTAGCGCGAGTTCCATGGTGCGCTGCTGCAAGCTCCCACTGCATATATTCTTCGACAACGTGGGCTGGGTGACGCGCAAACTATCGGGCATCCTGATCCTGCTGCTCCTTTTCGCAATGGGCTACTTCATCCAGCGGATTATCTGCCCGCGCCCGCGCCGACACCCCCACCCAGAACACCCCGAGGAGCCCTCTCTCTTCCACGGACACGCCACCGCGTCCCAGGACTCCCTACTGGACCGGTACCCCGAATACAGTTTTGGGGACTTCACCTCGCCAGTGCTGCTACCCGCATATGATGAGGTGAAGTACCTGCCGACCTACGAAGAGACCATGCAGGAGGTGCGCAGAGACCAGTCGGATGATAATTTACTGGTCCAGTCGGAGGAGCCTGCTGCGGACCGAGGGACGCGGGGAGGACCGATACCCAGAGAAGAGGGACAGGACACTTCAGGACAGAACACACGCGCGTCACGGAATTCTGTCTGACTAAATGTGATGGACTATCCAATTTAAgaattgttattttattatgaACTAAAGGAGAGACTTACAGGCTATATTATAACAAGTGCAATTACAATCTGTTGCAATGAATGTTGAAAATAATATGAACTGGCAATTTGGTCAATGACGTGAGTTTTATATGATTGGGTGGATGATTCCCCTTTTGTATGCAAATTAAGACTTGGTATGAGAAACGGAGACAATAAAAGAGATATGGCTGCTATAATTGGCACTCTTTTGTGTATTGACAGGCAGCTAATTTGGCCCCAGTACAATCACATTAAGTTTTGCTGAACGGTTCCATTTCCAAAGGCACCGTGAGACAGTTGGCTTTCTCCTCCATATTTTCCTTTATGAGATGAACAGGCTGAGAATGAGTTGGAGTCTGCTGGGCC
Proteins encoded:
- the LOC115141726 gene encoding uncharacterized membrane protein C3orf80 homolog, coding for MDIMFNLATGSRTCIYSITFLSAVVISSCHALRRCGDVQCVEGQQCCPPTVTGNGSASSMVRCCKLPLHIFFDNVGWVTRKLSGILILLLLFAMGYFIQRIICPRPRRHPHPEHPEEPSLFHGHATASQDSLLDRYPEYSFGDFTSPVLLPAYDEVKYLPTYEETMQEVRRDQSDDNLLVQSEEPAADRGTRGGPIPREEGQDTSGQNTRASRNSV